Proteins encoded within one genomic window of Paraglaciecola psychrophila 170:
- a CDS encoding alpha/beta hydrolase-fold protein: protein MHSHFTFAILLIAFTMSQIFVKTAVAKSVSVKMTSSQTLQKEGRLHLIFSSSMEQEPRLYSAWPTKNIEPLFSQDLSGLSKGQSITFDASTKGFPFDSLTDLPPGKWYVQAIYDSDFLDSRINSPLNIYSDVVEYINDGSSDMSLALSLNQRLPQETLPDGDTFLKFVKMPSQLLSEFWGADMYLRAGIILPNSYYDNPLKDFPVIFNIGGYHARYDRAQDLYENKPFKKFWLNPDTPQMVIVFLDGEAPLGDSYQIDSANNGPYGKATWQEFLPYLTKQFNLVDNANSRFVTGCSTGGWVSLALQTYYPDLFNGAWSFSADGVDFKYFQLVDIYQDENAFVNENGMQRPSYRAKDGETIFSIKHEIMMENQMGKHGSFAYSGGQWGGWNAVFGPKLDDGSPSTIWDPLTGEIDKTIATQWTKYDLRLYTEKNWQTLGPKLQGKLNIWMGDVDNFYLNNAMHLYQEMLNAQKEPISDAKFTWVRGAGHCDYKQVPMLETIMTQMQQRLP, encoded by the coding sequence ATGCATTCCCATTTTACCTTTGCCATTTTACTCATTGCTTTCACTATGTCGCAGATATTCGTTAAAACGGCCGTTGCAAAATCTGTCTCGGTAAAGATGACAAGCTCACAAACATTACAGAAAGAGGGTCGTCTGCACCTTATTTTTTCAAGCTCAATGGAGCAAGAGCCACGGTTATACAGTGCTTGGCCCACAAAAAATATTGAACCACTATTTTCACAAGACTTATCTGGGTTGTCAAAAGGACAAAGCATTACATTTGATGCATCGACCAAAGGTTTTCCTTTCGATTCATTAACTGACTTGCCTCCGGGTAAGTGGTATGTGCAAGCGATTTACGACAGTGATTTTCTTGATTCACGCATTAACTCACCGTTAAATATCTATTCAGATGTGGTTGAGTATATAAACGATGGTTCCAGCGATATGTCGCTAGCCCTGTCTTTAAATCAACGCCTACCACAGGAAACTTTGCCTGACGGCGACACGTTTTTAAAGTTTGTAAAGATGCCCAGTCAATTGCTGTCTGAGTTTTGGGGGGCTGATATGTATCTTCGAGCAGGGATAATTTTACCAAACAGTTATTACGACAATCCACTTAAAGACTTCCCAGTGATCTTTAATATTGGTGGCTATCACGCACGCTATGACAGAGCTCAAGATTTATATGAGAACAAGCCATTTAAAAAGTTTTGGTTAAACCCTGACACACCCCAAATGGTCATCGTATTTTTGGATGGCGAAGCGCCATTAGGTGATTCATACCAAATAGATTCTGCAAACAACGGCCCTTATGGCAAAGCCACTTGGCAAGAGTTTCTACCTTACTTAACAAAACAGTTTAACTTAGTAGACAATGCCAATTCGCGGTTTGTCACTGGCTGCTCCACGGGCGGCTGGGTAAGCTTGGCGTTACAAACTTACTATCCAGACTTATTTAATGGCGCATGGTCATTCAGTGCCGACGGTGTAGATTTTAAATATTTTCAGTTAGTAGATATTTATCAAGATGAGAATGCCTTTGTAAATGAAAATGGGATGCAAAGACCCTCTTATAGAGCAAAAGACGGTGAAACCATTTTTAGTATAAAACATGAAATTATGATGGAAAACCAAATGGGCAAACATGGTTCGTTTGCCTACAGTGGTGGTCAATGGGGAGGTTGGAATGCGGTATTTGGACCAAAACTTGATGACGGGTCTCCATCAACTATTTGGGATCCCCTAACGGGTGAAATTGATAAAACGATTGCAACACAATGGACTAAGTACGACTTACGATTATACACCGAAAAAAATTGGCAGACCCTTGGACCAAAGTTACAAGGTAAATTGAATATATGGATGGGCGATGTGGATAATTTTTATCTCAATAACGCTATGCACTTATATCAAGAAATGCTAAACGCTCAAAAAGAGCCTATTTCTGATGCTAAATTTACTTGGGTAAGAGGGGCCGGTCATTGTGATTATAAACAGGTGCCGATGTTAGAAACAATCATGACACAAATGCAGCAAAGACTGCCTTAG
- the leuD gene encoding 3-isopropylmalate dehydratase small subunit, protein MTTTGINIHTGTAMPLNQANVDTDQIIPKQFLTAVTKSGYGKHLFHDWRYLDQHEQVPNPDFVFNKAQHQGASVLLTRENFGCGSSREHAPWSLDDYGFKVVIGTSFADIFYGNCINNQLLPVQLASEQMDQLFAAVENDATAQITVSLQDQTVTVNDLSFGFDIAEQHKTNLLKGLDAIGQTLELDANITAFENNLPEWQRA, encoded by the coding sequence ATGACAACTACAGGTATTAATATTCACACCGGTACCGCAATGCCCCTAAATCAGGCCAATGTGGATACTGACCAAATTATCCCTAAGCAATTTTTAACCGCCGTCACGAAAAGCGGCTACGGCAAACACTTGTTCCACGATTGGCGCTACCTCGACCAACATGAACAAGTGCCTAATCCTGACTTTGTATTTAACAAAGCACAGCACCAAGGTGCCAGTGTGTTGCTCACTCGCGAAAACTTTGGCTGTGGCTCAAGTCGTGAGCATGCTCCTTGGTCACTAGACGACTATGGTTTTAAAGTGGTGATTGGCACTAGTTTTGCCGATATTTTTTACGGTAACTGTATCAACAACCAACTTTTACCCGTGCAGCTTGCAAGCGAGCAAATGGATCAATTGTTTGCAGCTGTTGAAAACGATGCTACTGCGCAAATCACGGTTAGTTTACAAGATCAAACAGTCACAGTTAACGACTTGAGTTTTGGTTTTGATATTGCAGAACAACACAAAACCAATCTGCTGAAAGGCTTAGACGCAATTGGTCAAACCTTAGAGCTAGACGCTAACATCACAGCGTTTGAAAATAATTTGCCTGAATGGCAAAGAGCGTAG
- a CDS encoding AAA family ATPase: MQLIPDVSIKSKKVKPKLVIMMGVSGFGKSTVGEQLAQLLGYEFIEADDFYSVAAKQQTASF, translated from the coding sequence ATGCAACTTATTCCAGATGTTTCTATTAAGTCAAAGAAGGTGAAGCCTAAACTGGTAATTATGATGGGCGTTAGTGGCTTTGGTAAATCTACTGTGGGCGAGCAGCTTGCCCAGTTATTAGGTTATGAGTTTATTGAGGCTGACGATTTTTATTCAGTTGCAGCAAAACAGCAAACGGCATCCTTTTGA
- a CDS encoding M20/M25/M40 family metallo-hydrolase: MPVSKETKDIAISLRDKAINDDSAYEILKSLTTEVGARHPGTPGEKAGIEWAVSKLKALGFDKVYTEDVEMNGWIRGLETAEILLPSYQKMVITALGRSKSTPEGGLEAEIVHFKSYADLEKAADGSLKGKIAFISNRMQGFKDGSGYGPANIARSKGHELAAQKGAEALLIRSIGTDDHRNPHTGATNVAMGYTAVPAVALSNPDADQLVRLMDYGHIPKIRLNIQTKDLGPIVTKNVFGEITGRELPNEVVVIGGHLDSWDLGTGAVDDGAGVAIAMATAAFIKDNAIIRPRRTIRVILWGAEELGLIGARAYAKARQDDGSIANHVIGSESDFGAGPVYGLQSSSNVSPNAIHVIDTMAGLMGKLGVSRRSGNTTGGPDMIPLSALGVPALNLMQDGTDYFDLHHTPDDTFDKVNPEHMRQNLAVWTVFAFIAAEWPGSFK, encoded by the coding sequence GTGCCTGTATCAAAAGAAACCAAAGACATCGCCATCAGTTTGCGAGATAAGGCCATTAATGATGATAGTGCTTATGAAATTTTAAAGTCGCTAACCACAGAAGTGGGCGCGCGTCACCCTGGCACACCTGGCGAAAAGGCGGGTATTGAATGGGCCGTTAGTAAATTAAAAGCGCTAGGGTTTGATAAAGTTTATACCGAAGACGTGGAAATGAATGGCTGGATCCGTGGTCTTGAAACCGCTGAAATTTTGCTGCCTTCATATCAGAAAATGGTAATAACAGCGCTAGGTCGATCAAAATCAACGCCTGAAGGTGGTTTAGAAGCTGAGATTGTGCATTTCAAAAGCTATGCCGATCTTGAAAAAGCGGCTGATGGTAGCTTAAAGGGAAAAATAGCCTTTATCAGTAACCGTATGCAAGGGTTTAAAGATGGCAGTGGCTATGGCCCTGCTAACATTGCACGTAGTAAGGGCCACGAGCTCGCAGCTCAGAAAGGGGCTGAAGCTTTACTGATCCGCTCCATCGGTACCGATGACCATCGTAATCCGCATACCGGTGCTACCAACGTAGCCATGGGTTATACGGCAGTACCCGCTGTTGCCCTCTCGAATCCTGATGCAGATCAGTTGGTACGTTTAATGGACTACGGTCACATCCCAAAAATTCGTCTCAACATCCAAACCAAAGATCTGGGTCCAATTGTCACAAAGAATGTTTTCGGTGAAATTACAGGTCGCGAACTGCCGAATGAAGTGGTTGTCATTGGCGGTCATCTAGATAGCTGGGACTTAGGAACAGGGGCTGTTGATGATGGAGCAGGTGTTGCTATCGCTATGGCCACAGCCGCTTTTATCAAAGATAACGCAATAATACGTCCACGCCGTACCATCCGTGTGATCCTTTGGGGTGCAGAAGAACTGGGCTTAATCGGTGCCCGCGCATATGCCAAAGCACGACAAGACGACGGCAGCATCGCTAATCATGTGATTGGATCTGAATCTGATTTTGGTGCAGGTCCTGTTTATGGGCTTCAGTCGTCTAGTAATGTCTCACCTAACGCAATACATGTGATTGATACCATGGCCGGACTAATGGGTAAGCTGGGCGTTAGCCGTCGCAGTGGAAATACTACAGGTGGTCCAGATATGATCCCTCTGTCAGCGCTGGGTGTTCCTGCGCTGAATCTAATGCAGGACGGAACAGATTATTTTGATCTGCATCATACACCTGACGATACCTTTGATAAGGTGAACCCTGAGCATATGCGCCAAAATTTAGCGGTATGGACGGTCTTCGCTTTTATTGCTGCCGAATGGCCAGGCTCTTTTAAGTAA
- a CDS encoding general secretion pathway protein GspB codes for MHKQIQIQDLQPGMVIVRITAQNGPVKIKKAGLVTSRDMVQGLIEMGIQQVEVDPDQTVEVEVDAPTIKKSATIRMLESNKVTHTRIDDGLSEQFHRSLFLPSVQDIPSVWQFYTKRYLLAVFIAIGGLSSGWTLANYQQILTLLSPKPDMPVANVSAPVLTVVAPATEPRNNKIEPSVKVDKPQNTYIEVIEKTPVQQAAAIADIETDSAPNDVLETITSAPEPEPQISADVLARFRKAITEVADSPVTPVPIESVPSSADVPRIDQLPAWVMTRLPSMAFSAHMYASVESERWVRVNGTRMVEGDKIDGTIEIVRIEPQHVILNYSGQTFSMAALTDW; via the coding sequence ATGCATAAACAAATACAGATTCAAGATTTACAGCCAGGCATGGTGATTGTGCGGATCACAGCGCAAAATGGACCCGTCAAAATCAAGAAAGCGGGGCTGGTCACCAGCCGAGATATGGTGCAGGGCCTGATTGAAATGGGGATTCAACAAGTAGAAGTTGATCCTGACCAAACCGTTGAAGTGGAAGTTGATGCGCCAACGATTAAAAAATCAGCAACCATAAGAATGCTTGAAAGCAATAAAGTAACCCATACTCGAATCGATGATGGTTTGTCAGAGCAATTTCATCGCAGTTTATTTTTACCATCGGTGCAGGACATACCATCAGTTTGGCAGTTTTATACTAAGCGTTATTTGTTAGCCGTATTTATTGCTATAGGTGGTTTAAGCTCAGGTTGGACCTTGGCTAATTATCAGCAAATATTAACCTTACTAAGCCCCAAACCTGATATGCCAGTAGCCAATGTTTCTGCGCCAGTTCTAACGGTGGTTGCCCCTGCGACTGAGCCACGGAATAATAAAATTGAACCATCCGTTAAGGTCGATAAACCACAAAATACATACATCGAGGTAATCGAAAAAACACCGGTTCAACAAGCCGCTGCAATAGCTGATATTGAAACAGATTCTGCGCCCAATGATGTTCTAGAAACAATCACTTCAGCACCCGAACCAGAGCCTCAAATTTCTGCTGATGTTTTAGCTCGGTTCAGAAAAGCTATTACAGAAGTCGCAGATTCGCCAGTTACTCCGGTACCTATCGAAAGTGTGCCCAGCAGTGCCGATGTGCCAAGAATTGATCAGCTGCCTGCTTGGGTGATGACAAGATTACCCAGCATGGCTTTTTCGGCACATATGTATGCATCGGTTGAATCTGAAAGGTGGGTCAGGGTAAATGGCACTAGAATGGTTGAAGGCGATAAAATTGATGGGACCATTGAAATTGTTCGAATAGAACCACAGCATGTTATTTTAAATTATTCTGGGCAAACGTTTTCAATGGCTGCTCTGACAGATTGGTAA
- a CDS encoding monovalent cation:proton antiporter-2 (CPA2) family protein: MSVLGSAVIFLAATVIAVPIFKKFKLGAILGYLVAGLVIGPQVMNWVNDPVTILHFAELGVVLLLFVIGLELQPEKLWRMRNQILFTGGGQLLISALVIALILHFMMAFSWSISLVIGLALALSSTAFAVQLMTEHRILKSPPGQQGFSILLMQDLAVIPILLLVENLSTSSGQSTPPWWISVLAIVAVLAVGRYLTNPFLRLVSKYGSEEVMTAAALLIVIATAVGMQEAGLSMGMGAFVAGILLANSSFRHQLETEIEPFKGLLLGLFFIAIGMNLDLSLLVSKPLFILSASVILVLVKTGIIFAILKMAKQRKTDAIRVGLMLSQGGEFAFVVMAQASGNGLLPLQISSEVTLIVGISMALTAPLVILHSLWFNSRDCPAVYDSSPDLNEPEVLIAGFGRFGQVSGRILAANNILFTALDKDAEHIEFVRQFGNKVFFGDACRLDLLVAAGIEHAKVILVAVDDEDDALKISELVRKHFPDVKVIARARNRYTAVKLYNLGIKTNVREVFAGGLEAANMMLQAYGLSETEANGLIDIFAAHDKSLLETTMMQNMDFNQLIAVSKKGRQELQNLFEEDKQNID, encoded by the coding sequence ATGAGTGTTTTGGGTTCAGCCGTGATTTTTCTAGCCGCAACAGTCATTGCGGTACCCATTTTTAAGAAGTTCAAGTTAGGTGCGATTTTAGGTTATTTGGTTGCGGGGTTAGTGATTGGTCCGCAAGTAATGAATTGGGTTAATGATCCAGTGACCATATTACATTTTGCTGAACTTGGGGTGGTGTTACTGTTATTTGTTATTGGCTTAGAGTTACAGCCTGAAAAGCTTTGGCGAATGCGCAATCAAATTCTATTTACCGGTGGCGGACAATTACTGATAAGTGCCTTAGTCATAGCACTTATTCTGCACTTTATGATGGCATTTTCTTGGAGTATCTCCTTAGTCATAGGTTTGGCGTTGGCTTTGTCTTCAACTGCATTTGCGGTTCAGCTAATGACAGAACATCGCATTCTCAAATCGCCACCAGGTCAACAGGGCTTCTCTATTTTACTAATGCAGGATTTAGCGGTTATTCCCATCTTGCTGTTAGTTGAAAATCTCTCCACTTCAAGCGGACAATCCACTCCGCCTTGGTGGATAAGTGTATTAGCAATAGTGGCAGTGCTAGCAGTAGGCCGCTACTTAACCAACCCGTTTTTACGCCTAGTGTCTAAATATGGTAGTGAAGAAGTGATGACAGCTGCTGCGCTTCTCATTGTTATTGCCACTGCTGTAGGTATGCAGGAAGCGGGACTGTCAATGGGCATGGGCGCATTTGTGGCGGGTATACTGTTAGCTAACTCTAGTTTTAGGCATCAACTCGAAACCGAAATTGAACCCTTTAAAGGTTTGTTGCTGGGGCTGTTTTTTATCGCCATAGGCATGAACTTAGACTTAAGCTTGTTGGTGTCAAAACCGCTGTTTATTTTGTCAGCTAGTGTCATTTTAGTTTTGGTTAAAACGGGTATCATCTTTGCTATTCTCAAAATGGCTAAACAGCGTAAAACCGATGCAATACGTGTAGGTTTAATGTTATCCCAAGGTGGTGAGTTTGCGTTTGTAGTGATGGCGCAGGCGTCGGGTAATGGGTTGTTACCGTTGCAAATTAGCAGTGAAGTAACACTGATCGTAGGCATATCCATGGCGTTAACAGCCCCTTTGGTTATTTTACATAGTCTTTGGTTCAATAGCAGAGATTGTCCGGCTGTGTATGACTCATCGCCTGATCTTAACGAGCCAGAAGTATTGATTGCAGGGTTTGGACGATTTGGTCAAGTATCAGGTAGGATTTTAGCCGCCAATAATATTCTTTTTACTGCACTTGATAAAGACGCTGAACATATTGAATTTGTTAGGCAGTTTGGCAACAAAGTATTTTTCGGTGATGCGTGTCGACTGGACTTGTTGGTGGCTGCAGGAATAGAACACGCTAAGGTGATTCTGGTGGCCGTTGATGACGAGGATGATGCTCTTAAAATTTCAGAATTAGTCAGAAAACACTTTCCTGATGTAAAGGTGATTGCCAGAGCAAGAAATCGTTACACAGCTGTTAAATTATATAACCTGGGTATTAAAACCAATGTCAGAGAAGTGTTCGCTGGTGGCTTGGAAGCCGCAAACATGATGTTACAAGCCTATGGTTTAAGCGAAACCGAGGCCAATGGTTTAATTGATATCTTTGCTGCTCACGATAAAAGCTTGTTAGAAACGACTATGATGCAAAATATGGATTTTAATCAATTGATCGCAGTCAGTAAAAAAGGTCGCCAAGAATTACAAAATTTATTTGAAGAAGATAAGCAGAATATTGACTAA
- the leuB gene encoding 3-isopropylmalate dehydrogenase: MSDYNIAVLAGDGIGPEVMVEAKKVLAAVSKKFDISFQLNDFDVGGLAIDNHGKALPAATLKGCEDSSAILFGSIGGPKWDSLPLEERPERAALLALREHFDLFSNLRPAKIYPGLEAFSPLRADISASGFDVLVVRELTSGIYFGQPKGLEGEGEEQFAYDTMRYSKREIRRIAISAFNAAQKRGKKVTSVDKANVLVCSRLWREVVEEVAKDYPEVELEHIYIDNATMQLIRNPSQFDVMLCSNLFGDIISDECAMITGSMGLLPSASINQDNFGMYEPAGGSAPDIAGKGIANPIAQILSASMLLRFSLNETAAADAIDAAVVKTLGDSILTGDLLGPDERHLAKSTSEVGDYIAALI, from the coding sequence ATGTCTGACTACAACATAGCAGTATTGGCAGGAGATGGAATTGGCCCAGAGGTCATGGTCGAAGCCAAAAAAGTGTTAGCAGCCGTAAGCAAAAAATTTGATATTTCGTTTCAACTGAATGACTTCGATGTAGGTGGCCTCGCCATTGATAATCATGGGAAAGCGTTACCAGCGGCCACTCTAAAGGGTTGTGAAGATTCTAGCGCCATTTTATTTGGATCAATTGGAGGTCCTAAGTGGGACAGTTTACCCTTAGAAGAGCGCCCAGAACGCGCCGCACTTTTGGCTTTACGTGAGCACTTTGATTTATTCAGTAACTTGCGTCCTGCGAAAATTTATCCGGGCCTTGAAGCATTCTCTCCACTTCGAGCGGATATTTCTGCCAGTGGTTTTGATGTTCTAGTGGTGCGCGAACTCACCAGTGGTATTTACTTCGGACAACCCAAGGGTTTAGAAGGCGAAGGTGAAGAACAATTTGCTTATGACACCATGCGTTATAGCAAAAGAGAAATTAGACGTATCGCTATTAGCGCATTTAACGCTGCGCAGAAACGTGGTAAAAAAGTCACCTCGGTAGACAAAGCAAATGTATTGGTTTGCAGCCGTTTGTGGCGTGAAGTCGTTGAAGAAGTGGCCAAAGACTACCCCGAAGTAGAGCTTGAACACATCTACATTGACAACGCGACGATGCAACTCATTCGTAATCCAAGTCAGTTTGACGTGATGTTATGTTCGAACCTATTCGGCGATATTATTTCTGACGAATGTGCGATGATCACTGGCTCCATGGGACTTTTACCCTCAGCCAGTATTAATCAAGACAATTTTGGTATGTATGAACCAGCAGGCGGCTCAGCCCCTGATATCGCTGGTAAAGGCATTGCTAACCCTATAGCTCAAATACTCTCAGCATCCATGTTATTGCGATTCAGTTTAAATGAAACAGCCGCGGCTGATGCGATTGATGCAGCCGTAGTAAAAACCTTAGGTGATAGTATACTGACAGGTGACTTACTTGGACCTGATGAGCGTCATTTAGCTAAAAGTACCAGTGAAGTGGGCGACTATATCGCCGCGTTAATTTAA
- a CDS encoding HD-GYP domain-containing protein: MLEFVDIDALLPGMFIVKVIKQSGKITVATAGKINDQQDINSLLDKGILQVQIDPAKSTHLNTDDELNDLGETYLNASGLSYSQQLEHSLILHDQAKTIQGRLIKRVANGRIADIEEVNNIMQEIVNKAFECDDALGITTLLKDNDEYFLEHSINCAILMVMFGRSLEIEKSTLQHLGVGALLMDIGMVKLPLLLTQKTDSLSVQESQRMQRHIDIALKLLEPIEDIDEISLTVIKQHHERLDGTGYSDGLRGEQISQYGRMAAIVDTYDSLTTSRPYRDTFKPADALKKMQAEGLGLDKELLSKFIGCIGANPIGSLVKLASGKLAMVMRLSRHHPLSPNVMVFYNLNTKIAEVAQLDLSKVEDEIVDSVSPEDFDISLPVFLRQSFFSK, from the coding sequence ATGCTAGAATTTGTTGATATAGATGCGCTTTTACCGGGCATGTTCATTGTTAAAGTAATAAAACAATCGGGAAAAATAACTGTCGCCACGGCAGGCAAAATTAATGATCAACAAGATATTAATAGTCTTCTAGATAAGGGCATTTTGCAGGTTCAAATTGATCCGGCTAAAAGCACCCATCTTAATACTGATGATGAGTTAAATGACCTTGGTGAAACGTATCTCAATGCTTCGGGACTAAGTTACAGCCAACAATTAGAACATTCACTTATACTTCATGACCAAGCAAAAACAATCCAAGGTCGCCTCATTAAACGTGTGGCAAATGGCAGAATTGCTGATATCGAAGAAGTGAACAATATCATGCAAGAAATTGTCAACAAAGCGTTTGAGTGTGATGATGCCCTTGGTATCACCACCTTGCTCAAGGATAACGATGAATACTTTCTTGAACACAGTATAAACTGCGCCATATTAATGGTGATGTTTGGGCGTTCACTTGAGATAGAAAAATCTACCTTACAACACCTAGGTGTCGGTGCTTTGCTAATGGATATTGGTATGGTCAAATTGCCTTTATTGTTAACTCAAAAAACCGATAGTCTGTCTGTTCAAGAATCACAACGGATGCAACGCCACATTGATATCGCACTAAAGCTCCTAGAACCCATAGAAGACATAGATGAGATTAGTCTGACTGTCATTAAGCAACACCACGAAAGACTTGATGGAACAGGATACTCTGACGGATTGAGGGGTGAACAAATATCTCAATATGGCAGAATGGCAGCAATAGTCGATACTTACGATTCATTAACTACCTCAAGACCCTACCGCGATACGTTTAAACCTGCTGATGCATTAAAAAAGATGCAGGCCGAAGGTTTGGGTCTAGACAAAGAACTGTTGAGTAAATTTATAGGCTGTATTGGCGCCAATCCTATTGGCTCTTTGGTAAAACTGGCCAGCGGAAAACTCGCCATGGTAATGCGCCTTAGTCGCCATCACCCTCTATCCCCAAACGTTATGGTTTTTTATAACTTAAACACAAAAATAGCTGAAGTAGCACAACTCGATTTATCTAAAGTAGAGGATGAAATCGTTGATAGTGTCTCACCTGAAGACTTTGATATTAGCTTACCAGTTTTTTTACGTCAGTCATTTTTTAGCAAATAA
- the leuC gene encoding 3-isopropylmalate dehydratase large subunit — protein sequence MATTLYDKIWQAHIIDAKDAEDANNAKKISETGEEGLIYIDRHLIHEVTTPQAFAGLDEKSRKVRCPERTFATMDHSISTRSLALDACGPTNKLQLQTLADNCKKHGIQLFPVGHQKQGIVHVMGPELGLIQPGMTVVCGDSHTATHGAFGALAFGIGTSQVEHVFATQTLKQSKAKSMKVQVNGSLPIGITAKDIILAIIGKIGHAGATGFVIEYSGEAISALSMEERMTVCNMSIEAGAKAGLIAPDQTTFDYLEGREYAPKGEHWIQAMAYWSSLTSDKDASFDSVIHLNAADITPQVTWGTNPGQVIGVNQPVPSPSDFSDPIDKDSANKALKYMDLIPGQKLADLTINNVFIGSCTNGRIEDMRAAAAIAKHGKVAPGVTAIVVPGSVAVKAQAEAEQLDKIFIEAGFEWRLPGCSMCLGMNDDVLKQGDRCASTSNRNFEGRQGRGARTHLVSPAMAAAAALAGHFADVRDYQ from the coding sequence ATGGCTACCACCTTATATGACAAAATATGGCAAGCGCATATTATTGATGCGAAAGATGCTGAAGATGCAAACAACGCGAAAAAAATCTCTGAAACCGGTGAAGAGGGATTAATTTACATAGACCGACATTTAATACATGAGGTGACCACACCTCAAGCATTTGCAGGCCTAGATGAAAAAAGCCGCAAAGTGCGTTGCCCAGAGCGCACCTTTGCGACTATGGACCACAGTATTTCAACTCGCTCTTTAGCGCTTGATGCTTGTGGCCCAACGAATAAATTACAGTTACAAACCTTAGCAGACAACTGCAAAAAACACGGTATTCAGCTATTCCCAGTGGGGCATCAAAAACAAGGTATAGTGCATGTAATGGGCCCAGAACTAGGCCTTATTCAACCAGGCATGACAGTAGTATGTGGTGATTCTCACACAGCTACTCACGGTGCATTTGGCGCCTTAGCTTTTGGTATCGGTACATCTCAGGTAGAACATGTATTTGCAACCCAAACCCTAAAACAAAGTAAAGCCAAAAGCATGAAAGTACAGGTCAACGGCAGTTTACCTATTGGTATCACGGCTAAGGATATTATCTTGGCTATCATAGGTAAAATTGGTCATGCTGGCGCAACAGGTTTCGTCATTGAATATTCTGGTGAAGCTATTTCAGCGCTTTCAATGGAAGAGCGCATGACAGTATGTAACATGAGTATCGAAGCCGGTGCTAAAGCCGGTTTAATTGCGCCTGACCAAACCACATTCGACTACCTTGAAGGCCGTGAATACGCTCCTAAAGGCGAGCATTGGATCCAAGCAATGGCTTATTGGTCTAGTTTAACATCGGATAAAGATGCGTCTTTTGATAGTGTTATTCACTTAAACGCCGCTGATATCACACCACAGGTCACATGGGGTACAAACCCAGGGCAAGTCATAGGTGTAAATCAACCGGTGCCTTCGCCAAGTGATTTTTCAGATCCAATTGATAAAGACTCCGCCAATAAAGCGCTTAAATATATGGACCTAATACCGGGTCAAAAATTAGCTGATTTGACGATTAATAATGTCTTCATTGGCTCATGCACCAATGGCCGCATTGAAGATATGCGCGCAGCAGCAGCGATCGCCAAACATGGCAAAGTGGCGCCAGGTGTGACCGCGATTGTGGTCCCGGGTTCGGTAGCAGTTAAAGCCCAAGCTGAAGCTGAACAGTTAGATAAAATATTTATCGAAGCCGGTTTTGAATGGCGTTTACCTGGTTGTTCAATGTGTTTAGGCATGAACGACGACGTCCTAAAGCAGGGTGACCGCTGTGCCTCCACCAGCAACCGTAACTTTGAAGGCCGTCAAGGCCGGGGTGCCCGAACTCACTTAGTTAGCCCAGCAATGGCAGCAGCAGCAGCATTGGCCGGTCACTTCGCCGATGTGCGCGACTATCAATAG